In a single window of the Lineus longissimus chromosome 4, tnLinLong1.2, whole genome shotgun sequence genome:
- the LOC135486679 gene encoding putative transmembrane protein 244, which yields MAETSLVIFVNLLKCLFAFYSLYYIVSSICYGAFRLHNFDGKIPFNFAAWVDYSKCCQSYSKEQIVNVISMEVTFFLTSWAFVIFLRTRFWDYAITVTSIHFTMSCIVMLDFPLNWSWWASLVIGMLMMMTIGEVFCYLCYELRPMKSRVDPTNEVT from the exons ATGGCAGAGACTTCTTTG GTGATATTTGTCAACCTTCTCAAGTGTCTCTTTGCATTTTATTCCCTTTACTACATTGTGAGCAGCATTTGTTATGGAGCCTTCAG GTTACACAATTTTGATGGGAAGATACCATTCAACTTCGCTGCTTGGGTTGACTACTCCAAGTGTTGTCAGTCATACTCCAAGGAACAGATAG TGAATGTGATTTCAATGGAGGTCACTTTCTTCCTGACATCCTGGGCCTTTGTTATCTTCCTCCGAACCAGATTTTGGGATTATGCAATCACGGTTACGTCCATCCACTTCACCATGAGTTGCATAG TTATGCTTGACttccctctgaactggtcatGGTGGGCATCTTTAG TTATTggcatgctgatgatgatgaccattgGTGAAGTATTCTGTTACCTTTGCTATGAGTTGCGTCCAATGAAATCTCGAGTGGATCCCACCAATGAAGTGACATGA
- the LOC135487145 gene encoding uncharacterized protein LOC135487145, with protein sequence MATMKLEGPRKPQTLTKMKSDSELLTNDNILDFNLHRKVLLADHNHNLLPTDTDSEDSGAERVALPPRYKLPPGQRMNGDTGHEAREADLDVAIQWLRQEILQMKNQDRLLLRQFMSLSSTITEIKESHYVPRNMDLGSSCHSLDYWADSSMTSGGWSPMSERDILMDFQSDSVPCSPMVDRDILAEFRGQSSSPNTSVRSPIWIESGNKEEFV encoded by the exons ATGGCAACGATGAAGTTGGAAGGGCCACGAAAGCCCCAGACGCTCACCAAAATGAAAAGTGACTCGGAACTTCTCACAAACGACAACATACTAGATTTCAACCTTCACAGGAAGGTTTTATTGGCCGACCATAACCATAACCTGCTACCAACGGATACGGACTCTGAGGACAGTGGCGCAGAGAGGGTGGCATTGCCCCCGCGGTACAAACTCCCGCCTGGACAGAGGATGAATGGAGACACCGGACACGAGGCGAGGGAGGCCGACCTTGATGTGGCAATACAGTGGCTTAGACAAGAAATT TTACAAATGAAAAATCAAGATCGTCTGCTGTTGCGGCAGTTTATGTCTCTGAGCTCAACAATAACCGAAATCAAGGAATCACATTACGTGCCAAGGAATATGGACTTGGGATCCAGTTGTCACTCATTGGATTACTGGGCAGATTCATCGATGACGTCTGGCGGCTGGTCGCCAATGAGCGAACGAGACATACTCATGGACTTCCAGTCAGATTCTGTGCCCTGTTCACCGATGGTGGACAGAGATATTTTAGCGGAATTTCGCGGACAGTCGTCTTCCCCGAATACTTCAGTACGCTCACCCATATGGATAGAGTCGGGGAACAAAGAGGAGTTTGTGTGA